One Brachyspira hampsonii genomic window, ACATAATATAATATCAAGCAAAGTCTTTTATTTTTTTAACACTATACTATAAATTATAGGTTATTAAGTCTATTTAAAACTTCTATATAAGCCTCTTCAATAGAACCTAAATCTCTTCTGAATCTGTCTTTATCTAATTTTTTACCTGTTTCTTTATCCCAGAATCTGCAAGTATCAGGAGTAATTTCATCAGCTAAAAGTATTTCTCCTTTTGAATTTTTACCGAATTCAACTTTGAAATCAACCAAAGTAATTCCTATTTTATCCAAAGCATCTTTTAGCAGATTATTAACTTTTGCAGTTACTTCATAAATATATTTTAATTCATCATAAGTAGCTAGTTTTAAAGCAACAGCATGATGATCATTAATTAGAGGATCACCATATTCGTCATTTTTATAGCAAATTTCAAATATAGTGTTAGGAGGAACCGTACCTTCTTCTATACCAAGTCTTTTAGCCATAGATCCTGCAATTAAATTTCTGACAATTACTTCTAATGGGAATATTTTTACTTTTTGACAAAGCTGCTCTCTGTCATTTAATTTTTCTATAAAGTGAGTTTTTACTCCGTTCTTTTCAAGCATTTTAAAAAGCAATGAAGTAATCTCATTATTCATAACACCTTTATCTTTTATAGAGCCTTTTTTTTCTCCATTAAAAGCAGTAGCATCATCTTTATAATACACAATTATTTCATCTGGATTATCAGTAGAATAAACCTTTTTTGCTTTTCCTTCATAGAGCATTTCTTTTTTTTCTTTAGACATATCTAAACTCCTGTATAAGTAAAAACTTTTTTGTATTCCGTATATTATATACTTTTTTGAGAATTTTTCTATATAGTAATGTTGTAAAATTATAAAAATAATTATATATCAAATTCTATAGGCTTCTCATTATCAGAAATAAAATCTTCTTTCATTTTTTTTCTGTATTCTATTAATCTATTTCTAATATCGTTATATTTTAAAGCAAGCATCTCAACAGCAAGCATTCCAGCATTATAAGAATTATTAATACCAACAGTAGCAACAGTTATAGGTTTAGGCATTTGAACTATAGACAAAAGAGCGTCCATTCCGTCAAGATTGCTTGCACTAATAGGAACTCCTATTACAGGAAGAATTGTTTTTGATGCTATAACACCAGGTAAATGTGCAGCAAGTCCAGCACCTGCTATAATTACTTCATATCCATTTTCTTCAATATGTTTAATAGTCTTTTCAAGATGTTCCGGTACTCTATGAGCAGAAAGAACAAAGGCTTTGTATTCAACTGCGAATTCTTTTAAGCAAGAAGCAGCTCCTTTCATTTTATCAGTATCAGATCTGCTTCCAAATATTATAGCTACTTTCATGTTTTTCTCCTAATAAAAAATATATTATAAATTTAATTAATTCTAATATAATAAATCAATTAATACAATAATGATAATATCTATTTTATTAAAAAAATTCCGATATTCTATAAAAATTAGAATATAGGTTTTAGTCATGCTTAAAAATATATCAATTAAAAATTTTAGAGGATTTGATAAACTAAAAATAAATAATTTAAATAAAATTAATCTATTAGTTGGTCAAAATAATTGCGGAAAAACAAGCATACTTGAAGCCATAGCTATAATATCAGGTATGCCTGACTGTTCAATAGCTTATCATATAAATTCTATAAGAAGAATAAATGAAAATTCCGAATTAAAAAATTTGTTTTATAATTTTGATTATAAAAATAACAACATAGAATTTGATTATCAATTTGATAATGTAAATCATAATTTAATTATATCTCCTATATTAAGAAAAGATATTTTATT contains:
- the purC gene encoding phosphoribosylaminoimidazolesuccinocarboxamide synthase produces the protein MSKEKKEMLYEGKAKKVYSTDNPDEIIVYYKDDATAFNGEKKGSIKDKGVMNNEITSLLFKMLEKNGVKTHFIEKLNDREQLCQKVKIFPLEVIVRNLIAGSMAKRLGIEEGTVPPNTIFEICYKNDEYGDPLINDHHAVALKLATYDELKYIYEVTAKVNNLLKDALDKIGITLVDFKVEFGKNSKGEILLADEITPDTCRFWDKETGKKLDKDRFRRDLGSIEEAYIEVLNRLNNL
- the purE gene encoding 5-(carboxyamino)imidazole ribonucleotide mutase, producing MKVAIIFGSRSDTDKMKGAASCLKEFAVEYKAFVLSAHRVPEHLEKTIKHIEENGYEVIIAGAGLAAHLPGVIASKTILPVIGVPISASNLDGMDALLSIVQMPKPITVATVGINNSYNAGMLAVEMLALKYNDIRNRLIEYRKKMKEDFISDNEKPIEFDI